The following are encoded in a window of Novosphingobium sp. ZN18A2 genomic DNA:
- a CDS encoding RsmB/NOP family class I SAM-dependent RNA methyltransferase translates to MTPAARVQAAIEILDGVIAAARSGGAPADRIAAEWFRARRFAGSKDRRAIRELVWSAIRACGDIPPSGRAAMLRLAEVDTAIAPLFDGSGYGPAPVAEGEGAASGGVAPAWLVDALAASGVDEAERAALLDRAPLDIRVNRLKADRDALAAELAHPAERLTAPDGLRFAAGTPVESWPQFDEGLFEVQDGGSQLACAALAAAPGEKVIDLCAGAGGKTLSLAASMENNGSLLACDIDRTRLSRLQPRAARAGAIVETRLLDPGREPEMLADWQGRADAVLVDAPCSGTGTWRRNPEARWRLSPKTLDRHVAAQRGVLDVAQALVAPGGRLTYIVCSLLDAEGTDQIAWFLDSHPGWKVLPSLLAAGRPHGPGTRLTPCHDGTDGFFFATLQRL, encoded by the coding sequence ATGACGCCTGCCGCGCGTGTTCAGGCAGCCATCGAGATACTCGACGGTGTGATCGCCGCCGCCCGGTCCGGCGGGGCGCCTGCCGACCGTATTGCGGCGGAATGGTTCCGCGCGCGGCGGTTTGCCGGATCGAAGGACCGGCGCGCGATCCGCGAACTGGTCTGGTCGGCAATCCGCGCTTGCGGCGATATTCCGCCAAGCGGGCGCGCGGCCATGCTGCGTCTGGCGGAAGTGGACACGGCGATTGCGCCGCTGTTCGATGGTTCCGGTTATGGTCCGGCGCCCGTTGCCGAAGGCGAAGGCGCAGCATCGGGCGGTGTCGCCCCCGCATGGCTGGTCGATGCACTGGCGGCGTCCGGCGTTGACGAGGCAGAGCGGGCCGCGCTGCTGGACCGCGCGCCGCTGGATATCAGGGTCAACCGGCTGAAGGCGGATCGCGATGCGCTTGCCGCCGAACTGGCGCACCCGGCAGAGCGGCTGACCGCGCCCGATGGCTTGCGGTTCGCCGCAGGCACCCCGGTCGAAAGCTGGCCACAGTTCGACGAGGGCCTGTTCGAGGTGCAGGACGGCGGCAGCCAGCTTGCCTGCGCCGCGCTTGCGGCAGCGCCGGGCGAAAAGGTGATAGACCTGTGCGCCGGGGCAGGGGGCAAGACCCTGTCGCTGGCCGCATCGATGGAGAACAACGGCAGTCTTCTGGCCTGCGATATCGATCGCACGCGCCTATCGCGCCTCCAGCCGCGCGCCGCGCGGGCCGGGGCCATCGTCGAAACGCGCTTGCTGGACCCCGGACGCGAGCCAGAGATGCTGGCGGACTGGCAGGGCCGTGCCGATGCCGTTCTGGTGGACGCGCCCTGTTCGGGCACGGGCACCTGGCGGCGCAACCCGGAAGCGCGCTGGCGCTTGTCTCCCAAGACGCTCGACCGGCACGTTGCCGCCCAGCGCGGCGTGCTGGACGTTGCGCAGGCGCTGGTCGCGCCGGGTGGACGGCTCACCTATATCGTCTGTTCGCTGCTCGATGCCGAAGGGACGGACCAGATTGCGTGGTTTCTCGATAGCCACCCTGGCTGGAAGGTGCTGCCCTCGCTGCTTGCCGCCGGGCGGCCGCATGGACCGGGAACGCGGCTGACACCGTGCCATGACGGCACGGACGGGTTTTTCTTCGCAACGCTGCAAAGGCTGTGA
- a CDS encoding deoxyribodipyrimidine photo-lyase: MPAPQIVWFRRDLRLSDQAAFAAACHAGGPVIPVYVLDDETPKHRVMGGASRWWLHHSLVSLDATLRAKGSKLTLRRGRADVELARLAKECGASRIHALHHYEPWWRNAERALAKTVDLCLHDGNYLAPPGSVTTGSGSPYKIYTPFWRALSERMPPPEPQRRPAQVPAPDQWAESDNLEDWNLLPTRPDWSGGLGDEWEPGEEGARKRLDAFSRRAARYEGVRNLPSREGTSRLSPHLHFGEISPAAAWHATSSVGGSVATFLGELGWRDYAQNVILQFPDYGGKSARDTFDGFPWRTGEAANADLAAWQQGRTGYPIVDAGMRQLWRTGWMHNRVRMIAASFLVKHLLIDWREGERWFWDTLVDADYASNSVNWQWTAGSGVDSNMFVRIMAPLSQSDKFDAAAYVREWVPELADVPDSEIHDPQRPVRGYPARIIGHREARERALAAWEEAKTRAGE, encoded by the coding sequence TTGCCAGCACCGCAGATCGTGTGGTTTCGCAGGGATCTGCGGCTTTCCGACCAGGCAGCTTTCGCCGCCGCCTGCCACGCGGGCGGGCCGGTGATCCCCGTCTATGTTCTGGATGACGAGACGCCGAAGCACCGGGTCATGGGCGGCGCATCCCGCTGGTGGCTGCACCACAGTCTTGTCAGCCTTGACGCCACGTTGCGTGCGAAGGGCTCTAAACTGACACTGCGGCGGGGAAGGGCGGACGTGGAATTGGCCCGGCTTGCCAAAGAATGCGGGGCATCGCGTATACACGCGCTGCATCATTACGAACCGTGGTGGCGCAATGCCGAAAGGGCGCTGGCGAAGACGGTGGACCTTTGCCTGCATGACGGAAACTACCTTGCCCCGCCCGGCAGCGTGACCACGGGTTCGGGCAGCCCGTACAAGATCTATACCCCGTTCTGGCGCGCCTTGTCCGAACGGATGCCGCCGCCGGAACCGCAGCGTCGTCCGGCGCAGGTTCCCGCACCGGACCAGTGGGCGGAAAGCGACAATCTGGAGGATTGGAACCTTTTGCCCACAAGGCCGGACTGGTCGGGCGGCCTTGGCGACGAATGGGAGCCGGGCGAGGAAGGGGCAAGGAAGCGACTGGACGCCTTCTCTCGCCGCGCGGCCCGCTATGAAGGCGTTCGCAACCTGCCGTCGCGCGAAGGCACCTCGCGCCTGTCGCCGCACTTGCATTTCGGTGAAATTTCGCCTGCCGCGGCATGGCACGCGACGTCGTCTGTCGGCGGATCGGTGGCCACGTTTCTGGGTGAACTGGGCTGGCGCGATTATGCGCAGAACGTGATCCTGCAATTTCCGGACTACGGGGGGAAGTCCGCCCGCGATACATTCGATGGCTTTCCATGGCGAACGGGCGAGGCGGCGAATGCGGACCTTGCCGCATGGCAGCAGGGCCGCACCGGCTATCCGATCGTGGACGCAGGCATGCGCCAGTTGTGGCGCACGGGATGGATGCACAACCGGGTTCGCATGATCGCGGCAAGTTTCTTGGTGAAGCATCTTCTGATCGACTGGCGCGAAGGTGAGCGATGGTTCTGGGATACGCTGGTGGATGCCGACTATGCGAGCAATTCGGTGAACTGGCAGTGGACGGCGGGGTCCGGCGTGGATTCCAATATGTTCGTGCGGATCATGGCGCCGCTTTCACAGTCGGACAAGTTCGATGCGGCGGCCTATGTCCGCGAATGGGTGCCCGAACTGGCGGACGTGCCGGATAGCGAGATCCACGATCCGCAACGGCCGGTGCGCGGCTATCCGGCCAGGATCATCGGC
- a CDS encoding 2-oxoacid:acceptor oxidoreductase subunit alpha, with translation MATATIDETTAVKPGEGAPEAVVVRFAGDSGDGMQLTGGQFTLSTALAGNDLATFPDFPAEIRAPQGTLFGVSAFQINFGSTEVDTAGDAPDVLVAMNPAALKTNVASLKPGGLIIADSGEFTKRNLEKAKYAENPLEDDSLNKWQLLAFDISALTLEAVKPFELGKKEALRCKNMWTLGLALWMFDRDRQPLIDWLNAKFKKAPIIAEANIAALNAGHAYGETAELSGPLRQVHINPVKTEPGLYRTVTGAEAISLGLVAGAQLAELPMFFGGYPITPASAILHHLARLKEFGVTTFQAEDEIAAVASAIGASWAGHLGVTSSSGPGIALKTEAIGLAAMTELPLVIVNSQRGGPSTGLPTKTEQSDLYQAVYGRNGDTPLPVVAARSPADAFECAIEACRLAVQYMTPVMLLTDGYIANAAEPWKVPDPKAFEPFPVKFLEERNGPDGTLLPFARDEKGARPWIKPGTPDLMHRIGGIEKNPGTGNIDYAPASHQAMTDARKAKVDGIAKGVPAQDVSLGETSGKLVVVGWGSTYGPIHQAVRRARKKGLDVSHVHVRHVWPLPENLGDLLRGYEKILVPEMNTGQFKTVLRDQFLVDARPFNKVSGQPFTIAEIEAAIEDILA, from the coding sequence ATGGCCACAGCAACGATTGACGAGACGACGGCGGTGAAGCCGGGCGAAGGTGCGCCCGAAGCGGTCGTGGTGCGTTTCGCGGGCGATTCCGGCGACGGGATGCAGCTTACAGGCGGGCAGTTTACGCTTTCCACGGCATTGGCCGGCAACGACCTTGCCACTTTTCCGGATTTCCCGGCGGAAATACGGGCGCCGCAGGGCACGCTGTTCGGTGTTTCGGCGTTCCAGATCAATTTCGGGTCGACCGAAGTCGATACCGCCGGCGACGCGCCGGACGTGCTTGTGGCGATGAACCCCGCCGCGCTGAAGACCAATGTCGCGTCGTTGAAGCCAGGCGGCTTGATCATTGCCGACAGCGGCGAGTTCACCAAGCGCAACCTGGAAAAGGCCAAGTATGCCGAAAACCCGCTTGAGGACGACAGCCTCAACAAGTGGCAGTTGCTCGCCTTCGATATTTCGGCGCTGACGCTTGAAGCGGTCAAACCCTTCGAACTGGGCAAGAAGGAAGCCCTGCGCTGCAAGAACATGTGGACGCTGGGGCTTGCGCTGTGGATGTTCGATCGCGACCGGCAGCCGCTGATCGACTGGCTGAACGCCAAGTTCAAGAAGGCGCCGATCATCGCCGAAGCCAACATCGCCGCGCTGAACGCCGGCCATGCCTATGGCGAGACGGCCGAACTTTCCGGCCCGCTGCGGCAGGTGCACATCAATCCGGTGAAGACCGAGCCGGGCCTCTACCGCACCGTGACCGGGGCCGAAGCGATCAGCCTGGGGCTGGTTGCCGGTGCGCAATTGGCCGAATTGCCGATGTTCTTCGGCGGTTATCCGATCACGCCGGCATCGGCGATCCTGCATCATCTGGCGCGCCTGAAGGAATTTGGCGTCACCACGTTCCAGGCGGAAGACGAAATCGCCGCTGTCGCCAGCGCGATCGGCGCTTCCTGGGCGGGGCATCTTGGCGTCACGTCGTCATCGGGGCCGGGCATCGCGCTCAAGACCGAGGCGATCGGCCTTGCGGCGATGACGGAACTTCCGCTGGTGATCGTGAACTCGCAGCGCGGCGGGCCTTCCACCGGGCTGCCCACCAAGACCGAGCAGTCCGACCTTTACCAGGCGGTCTATGGCCGGAACGGCGATACGCCGCTCCCCGTGGTTGCCGCGCGCTCGCCTGCCGATGCGTTCGAATGCGCGATCGAGGCGTGCCGGCTTGCGGTGCAATACATGACGCCGGTCATGCTGCTGACCGATGGCTATATCGCCAACGCGGCGGAGCCGTGGAAAGTGCCCGATCCCAAAGCGTTCGAGCCGTTTCCGGTGAAATTCCTTGAAGAACGCAACGGGCCGGACGGAACGCTGCTGCCCTTCGCGCGCGACGAGAAGGGCGCGCGACCGTGGATCAAGCCCGGCACGCCGGACCTGATGCACCGTATCGGCGGGATCGAGAAGAATCCCGGCACCGGCAACATCGACTATGCGCCCGCCAGCCACCAGGCGATGACCGATGCGCGCAAGGCGAAGGTGGACGGTATCGCCAAGGGCGTGCCCGCGCAGGACGTGTCGCTGGGCGAGACGAGCGGAAAGCTGGTGGTCGTCGGGTGGGGTTCCACTTACGGACCGATCCACCAGGCCGTGCGCCGCGCGCGCAAGAAGGGGCTGGACGTAAGCCACGTGCACGTCCGCCATGTCTGGCCGCTGCCTGAAAATCTGGGCGATCTTCTGCGCGGTTACGAAAAGATCCTGGTGCCCGAAATGAACACGGGCCAGTTCAAGACGGTCCTGCGCGATCAGTTCCTGGTCGACGCCAGGCCGTTCAACAAGGTGTCGGGCCAGCCGTTCACCATCGCGGAAATCGAAGCCGCGATCGAAGACATCCTGGCCTGA
- a CDS encoding RNA pyrophosphohydrolase: MTDEYASLPYRPCAGLMLVNGDGHVFVGKRIDNKEGDAWQMPQGGIDDGEDFLAAAMRELWEETGVSEGLVSVLAESREEYFYDLPEDLLGKLWGGKYRGQRQKWVLLRFSGNDNDVRLDAHNPPEFCDYKWVVPDDLPDLIVPFKRRVYRQVVEEFRTLI, translated from the coding sequence ATGACAGACGAATACGCCTCGCTTCCTTACCGTCCCTGTGCCGGGCTGATGCTCGTCAACGGGGACGGCCACGTGTTTGTCGGCAAGCGGATAGACAACAAGGAAGGCGATGCCTGGCAGATGCCCCAGGGCGGAATCGACGACGGCGAGGACTTCCTCGCCGCCGCGATGCGCGAGCTTTGGGAGGAGACGGGCGTTTCGGAAGGGCTTGTCTCCGTCCTGGCCGAAAGCCGCGAGGAATACTTCTATGACTTGCCCGAAGACCTTCTGGGCAAGCTGTGGGGCGGAAAATATCGCGGACAGCGCCAGAAATGGGTGCTTTTGCGCTTTTCGGGAAATGACAACGACGTGCGGCTGGATGCGCACAACCCGCCCGAATTCTGCGACTACAAATGGGTGGTGCCCGATGACCTGCCCGACCTGATCGTGCCGTTCAAACGACGCGTCTATCGCCAGGTGGTAGAGGAGTTCCGCACCCTGATCTGA
- a CDS encoding tetratricopeptide repeat protein, which translates to MRYYPAAIALSMLAAVTASVGQARDVEPADPRVNTLLASGEAQLSAGEKNAAIGSFESALALDPGHVATFVALGNAERSNGMPGKAIHYYREALSRDPNNVSAISGEGEALADKGALDRAKGNLARLEGLCGKTCDASKALAATIARGPMPRVVSAESVKPEPKVESN; encoded by the coding sequence ATGCGTTATTATCCCGCTGCCATTGCCCTTTCCATGCTCGCCGCGGTTACGGCAAGCGTGGGCCAGGCGCGGGATGTGGAACCTGCCGATCCGCGGGTGAATACCTTGCTGGCAAGTGGTGAGGCGCAGCTTTCGGCAGGTGAGAAGAATGCGGCGATAGGATCGTTCGAATCCGCCCTCGCACTGGATCCGGGGCATGTGGCCACGTTTGTGGCGCTCGGCAATGCAGAGCGCAGCAACGGAATGCCGGGCAAGGCCATCCATTATTACCGCGAAGCGCTCAGCCGCGATCCGAACAACGTCTCGGCCATTTCGGGCGAGGGTGAGGCGCTGGCAGACAAGGGCGCGCTCGATCGCGCCAAGGGCAATCTTGCCCGGCTTGAGGGCCTGTGCGGCAAGACGTGTGACGCTTCCAAGGCGCTTGCCGCCACGATCGCGCGCGGCCCGATGCCCCGCGTCGTAAGCGCGGAATCGGTCAAGCCCGAACCCAAGGTCGAAAGCAACTGA
- a CDS encoding alpha/beta hydrolase, translating into MNDSDTMDKTPHFVRPDVSAFLSFLNGMDRPQLSEMALEEARASYVAMNPLAEADPRELAVIKDLTCPGPAGDIPIRLYDARGTREPGPVVMFYHGGGFVIGDLESHHNLCTEIAAELDMPVVAVHYRLAPEHPFPAAPDDCEAATRWVAGSPEELGRKITGLIPMGDSAGGNLTIVTTQALAEKPADVPVVLQVPIYPLSDEKPDHPSMINFAEGFLLTAEAMAWFGECYKAASDDKRAYPILGEHSDMPPTVLITAGLDPIRDSGRVYGMELIRAGSDVVFLEMKGSIHGFTNVRKAIPSAQVDLHRVFAAMRLMLGMAE; encoded by the coding sequence ATGAACGACAGCGACACCATGGATAAGACCCCGCATTTCGTGCGCCCTGACGTAAGCGCCTTCCTTTCCTTCCTTAACGGGATGGACCGCCCGCAGCTCAGCGAAATGGCGCTGGAGGAAGCGCGCGCATCCTATGTCGCGATGAACCCGCTGGCCGAGGCCGATCCGCGCGAACTGGCGGTTATCAAGGATCTGACCTGCCCCGGACCGGCAGGGGACATCCCGATCCGGCTTTACGATGCGCGCGGGACGCGCGAACCAGGCCCGGTGGTGATGTTCTATCACGGCGGCGGCTTCGTGATCGGTGACTTGGAAAGCCACCATAACCTTTGCACCGAAATTGCCGCCGAACTGGATATGCCGGTCGTCGCGGTCCATTATCGACTGGCACCGGAACATCCGTTCCCCGCCGCTCCCGACGATTGCGAAGCGGCAACGCGCTGGGTCGCGGGCAGCCCCGAAGAGCTGGGCCGCAAGATCACCGGCCTGATTCCGATGGGCGATTCGGCCGGCGGCAACCTGACGATCGTGACGACGCAGGCACTGGCGGAAAAGCCGGCAGACGTGCCGGTTGTGCTGCAGGTGCCGATCTATCCGCTGAGCGACGAAAAACCCGATCACCCATCCATGATCAATTTCGCGGAAGGCTTCCTGCTGACGGCGGAAGCGATGGCGTGGTTCGGCGAATGCTACAAGGCGGCGTCCGATGACAAGCGCGCCTATCCGATCCTTGGCGAACACAGCGACATGCCGCCAACCGTGCTGATCACGGCAGGGTTGGACCCCATTCGCGACAGCGGCCGTGTCTATGGCATGGAACTGATCCGCGCGGGGTCCGACGTCGTTTTCCTTGAAATGAAGGGGTCGATCCACGGCTTCACCAATGTGCGCAAGGCGATTCCCTCAGCGCAGGTGGACCTGCACAGGGTCTTCGCCGCGATGCGCCTTATGCTCGGGATGGCCGAATGA
- the guaB gene encoding IMP dehydrogenase produces the protein MGRHDSPRARTDKAVAANFDIPIGLTFDDVLLRPAESDLLPSQADTRTRLSREISLNIPVISSAMDTVTEADMAIVMAQVGGIGVLHRNLTIEEQCAAVRAVKRFESGMVVNPITVAPGATLGEAQAIMQANRISGIPVVENGGRLVGILTNRDVRFADNPAQPVSELMTSENLATVPLGTSQEDARRLLHARRIEKLLVVDDAYHCVGLITVKDIEKAVTFPNATKDAAGRLRVAAATTVGEKGFARTEALIAAECDVVIIDTAHGHNRDVARAVEAVKKMSNSVQVIAGNVATAEATRALIDAGADGIKVGIGPGSICTTRIVAGVGVPQLTAVMECAAEAEKSGVPVIADGGLRTSGDAAKALAAGASTIMVGSMLAGTEEAPGETFLYQGRAYKSYRGMGSVGAMARGSADRYFQQDIKDQMKLVPEGIEGQVPYKGPAKDVVHQLVGGIKAAMGYTGSRSIDELRRNARFVRITGAGLRESHVHDVSITREAPNYPTQ, from the coding sequence ATGGGCCGCCACGATTCCCCCCGCGCACGAACGGACAAAGCTGTGGCAGCCAATTTCGATATCCCCATCGGCCTTACATTCGACGACGTCCTGCTGCGTCCGGCCGAGTCCGACCTCTTGCCATCGCAGGCTGATACGCGGACGCGCCTCAGCAGGGAAATCAGCCTTAACATCCCGGTCATTTCATCCGCCATGGATACCGTTACCGAAGCGGACATGGCGATCGTCATGGCGCAAGTGGGCGGGATCGGCGTGCTGCACCGGAACCTGACGATCGAGGAACAGTGCGCCGCGGTGCGCGCGGTGAAGCGGTTCGAAAGCGGCATGGTCGTCAATCCCATCACCGTTGCGCCCGGCGCGACGCTGGGCGAGGCGCAGGCGATCATGCAGGCTAACCGGATCAGCGGCATCCCGGTGGTGGAAAACGGCGGCAGGCTGGTGGGCATCCTTACCAACCGCGACGTGCGTTTTGCCGACAATCCGGCCCAGCCGGTAAGCGAACTGATGACGAGCGAAAACCTGGCGACCGTCCCGCTCGGCACCAGCCAGGAAGATGCGCGCCGCCTGCTGCACGCGCGCCGCATCGAAAAGCTGCTGGTGGTGGACGATGCCTATCACTGCGTGGGTCTGATTACGGTGAAGGACATCGAAAAGGCGGTGACCTTCCCCAATGCGACCAAGGACGCGGCGGGCCGGTTGCGCGTCGCGGCGGCAACCACTGTGGGCGAAAAGGGCTTCGCGCGCACAGAGGCGCTGATCGCGGCCGAATGCGACGTGGTCATCATCGATACCGCGCACGGTCACAACCGCGACGTCGCGCGCGCTGTCGAAGCGGTGAAGAAGATGTCCAATTCGGTGCAGGTGATTGCCGGCAACGTCGCCACCGCGGAAGCAACCCGCGCGCTGATCGATGCGGGGGCAGACGGGATCAAGGTGGGCATCGGCCCCGGTTCCATCTGCACTACGCGCATCGTTGCGGGTGTTGGTGTGCCGCAGCTTACCGCCGTGATGGAATGCGCAGCGGAGGCGGAAAAATCGGGCGTCCCGGTTATCGCCGATGGCGGCCTGCGCACATCCGGCGATGCGGCAAAGGCGCTTGCCGCCGGTGCTTCCACAATCATGGTCGGGTCGATGCTGGCCGGCACCGAGGAAGCGCCGGGCGAAACGTTCCTGTATCAGGGGCGTGCCTACAAGTCGTATCGCGGCATGGGCTCTGTCGGTGCGATGGCGCGCGGCAGCGCGGACCGCTATTTCCAGCAGGACATCAAGGACCAGATGAAGCTGGTGCCCGAAGGCATCGAGGGGCAGGTGCCTTATAAGGGGCCGGCCAAGGACGTGGTTCACCAGCTTGTCGGCGGCATCAAGGCGGCCATGGGCTATACCGGATCGCGCTCTATCGACGAGCTGCGCCGCAATGCGCGCTTCGTGCGCATTACCGGCGCGGGCCTGCGCGAAAGCCATGTTCACGACGTTTCCATCACTCGCGAAGCGCCCAACTACCCGACCCAATGA
- a CDS encoding 2-oxoacid:ferredoxin oxidoreductase subunit beta has product MNDMTPIKTTLKDWETDQEVRWCPGCGDYAILKAVQRTLPEIGADPAKTVFISGIGCSSRFPYYVEAYGFHTIHGRAPALATGAKLSNPDLDIWLITGDGDGLSIGGNHLMHVLRRNVNMQIMLFNNEIYGLTKGQYSPTSRVGTTSPSTPLGSIDRPASPCAFALGSGARFVARGFDVSKELPNVLKAAHAHQGAAFIEIFQNCIVYNKDVFEDFAAPKGAEDRQLWLKNGEPMLFANGTKGITLCRDTLTLKVVDVVDGDWQAADVIVHDVTNRSVAHMLVELPFGAFPMALGVIYDDPRPTYETGVVAQNAKASEGKKPDLAALLAKGQTWTVSGTAQDPV; this is encoded by the coding sequence ATGAACGACATGACCCCGATCAAGACCACGCTGAAGGACTGGGAAACCGACCAGGAAGTGCGCTGGTGCCCCGGTTGCGGCGACTATGCGATCCTCAAGGCGGTGCAACGCACGCTGCCGGAAATCGGTGCGGACCCGGCCAAGACCGTGTTCATCAGCGGCATCGGCTGTTCCAGCCGGTTCCCTTACTATGTCGAAGCCTATGGCTTTCACACCATCCATGGGCGCGCACCGGCGCTGGCGACGGGGGCGAAGCTGTCCAATCCCGATCTGGATATCTGGCTGATCACCGGTGACGGCGATGGCCTGTCGATTGGTGGCAATCACCTGATGCACGTTCTGCGGCGCAACGTGAACATGCAGATCATGCTGTTCAACAACGAGATTTACGGTCTTACCAAGGGCCAGTATTCGCCGACGAGCCGTGTGGGCACCACCAGCCCTTCCACGCCGCTGGGTTCGATCGACCGCCCCGCCAGCCCGTGTGCCTTCGCGCTGGGTTCGGGTGCGCGCTTCGTGGCGCGCGGGTTCGACGTGTCCAAGGAACTGCCGAACGTGCTGAAGGCCGCGCATGCCCACCAGGGCGCCGCATTCATCGAGATTTTCCAGAACTGCATCGTCTATAACAAGGACGTGTTCGAGGATTTCGCCGCCCCCAAGGGCGCGGAAGACCGGCAGCTCTGGCTGAAGAACGGTGAGCCGATGCTCTTCGCGAACGGCACCAAGGGCATCACGCTGTGCCGCGATACGCTGACGCTGAAGGTTGTCGACGTGGTCGACGGCGATTGGCAGGCGGCGGATGTGATCGTCCACGATGTGACCAACCGTTCGGTTGCGCACATGCTGGTGGAACTGCCGTTCGGCGCGTTCCCGATGGCGCTGGGCGTGATCTACGACGATCCGCGCCCGACTTACGAAACGGGTGTCGTGGCGCAGAATGCGAAGGCAAGCGAGGGCAAGAAGCCAGACCTCGCCGCGCTTCTCGCCAAGGGCCAGACATGGACCGTAAGCGGCACTGCACAGGACCCGGTCTGA
- a CDS encoding phosphatase PAP2 family protein yields the protein MAGAMCWAGFLLIAWLVHIGAAQGFDRTGLFYWRTGANRMPWGPSWLPDVMLSLTALGGVLLRNLLALAAAAGLMIGRRTREAAWFAGTFGSAWIVDWLLKIAIARPRPEIVPHLTHATGMSFPSGHSFNSAAIYLAMALTFGALSQRRRIRVLLVAGAFTLSSAIALSRVWLGVHHPTDVIAGWLGGTGWALFAYALSHRSRAAGETG from the coding sequence GTGGCTGGCGCAATGTGCTGGGCCGGGTTCCTGCTGATCGCGTGGCTGGTTCACATCGGGGCGGCACAGGGATTTGACCGCACGGGCCTGTTTTACTGGCGAACCGGCGCGAACCGGATGCCGTGGGGGCCGTCGTGGCTTCCGGATGTCATGCTAAGCCTGACGGCGCTGGGCGGTGTCCTGCTGCGCAACCTTCTCGCACTGGCGGCCGCCGCGGGCCTGATGATCGGGCGAAGAACCCGTGAAGCGGCTTGGTTTGCGGGCACCTTCGGCAGCGCGTGGATCGTGGACTGGCTGCTGAAAATCGCCATCGCGCGTCCGCGCCCGGAAATCGTGCCGCACCTGACGCATGCCACCGGCATGAGCTTTCCCAGCGGGCACAGCTTCAATTCCGCCGCCATATACCTAGCGATGGCCCTCACCTTCGGCGCGCTCAGCCAACGTCGCCGCATACGGGTGTTGCTGGTTGCGGGCGCCTTCACGCTTTCGTCCGCGATTGCGCTCAGCCGCGTCTGGTTGGGCGTGCACCATCCCACCGACGTAATAGCCGGCTGGCTGGGCGGCACGGGCTGGGCATTGTTCGCTTACGCCCTGTCTCACCGCAGCCGCGCCGCTGGTGAGACAGGGTAA